One window of the Oleidesulfovibrio alaskensis DSM 16109 genome contains the following:
- a CDS encoding HK97 gp10 family phage protein, which produces MLQASFRNLLPTDKELERMLYEHVDKHMADIAAEIATETRQRAPKLKGLLVKSVRARPSKFEAGGYIVVVRAPHAHLVEYGHNIVDRKGVVRGKVRPHPFFRPAIAIVGKRVRSRLRLSAVGA; this is translated from the coding sequence ATAAAGAGCTTGAGCGGATGCTTTATGAGCATGTGGATAAGCATATGGCGGATATTGCCGCTGAGATTGCCACGGAAACACGCCAGCGTGCCCCGAAGCTTAAAGGGCTGCTTGTAAAATCAGTCCGGGCACGCCCCTCTAAGTTTGAAGCGGGGGGCTACATTGTCGTTGTAAGGGCTCCGCACGCCCATCTGGTGGAATACGGTCATAATATTGTTGACCGTAAAGGCGTTGTGCGCGGCAAAGTGCGCCCGCATCCTTTTTTCCGCCCTGCCATTGCCATTGTGGGCAAAAGAGTACGCTCAAGGCTGAGGCTTTCTGCAGTGGGGGCATGA